In the genome of Prosthecobacter dejongeii, one region contains:
- a CDS encoding nuclease-related domain-containing protein — protein sequence MSKSLETILFHFLVFLLLLPALTFVGAVHLVGYVPALFPVLRLMVILLAPVTALLLGMWRLHKSMRKVMHLKLGLFGERVVADQLEGLKQQGYEVFHDVPCQGSSGRFNLDHVVVGRGVVVVIETKTRRKPKDDKEGHKVSYNGQALSWPGGKTSTGELEQAQRNAEWLRKELKKEEKVDAVVHPVLTFPGWYVNGGPTLAPVTVAAHKMLAVTIEKRFRPSLTEAETHAVVRHLNRLCTNLEYADVE from the coding sequence ATGAGCAAGTCTTTGGAGACTATTCTCTTTCACTTCCTTGTATTTCTGTTGCTGCTGCCTGCTCTGACTTTTGTAGGGGCTGTTCATCTAGTCGGCTATGTGCCTGCTCTGTTTCCAGTTTTAAGGTTGATGGTGATTCTTTTGGCTCCTGTCACCGCCCTGTTGCTTGGCATGTGGAGGCTTCACAAGAGCATGAGGAAGGTCATGCATCTCAAGCTCGGTCTGTTTGGCGAGCGGGTGGTGGCGGACCAATTGGAGGGGCTGAAGCAACAAGGGTATGAGGTGTTCCACGATGTGCCGTGCCAGGGCAGCAGCGGGCGATTTAACCTGGATCATGTAGTGGTGGGCCGTGGCGTAGTGGTGGTGATAGAAACCAAGACGAGGCGGAAACCTAAAGATGACAAAGAAGGCCACAAGGTGAGCTACAACGGCCAAGCGCTGTCGTGGCCAGGCGGCAAAACCAGCACAGGCGAGCTGGAGCAGGCCCAGCGCAATGCGGAATGGTTGCGCAAGGAACTGAAGAAGGAGGAGAAGGTGGATGCCGTGGTGCACCCGGTCCTGACTTTCCCCGGCTGGTATGTGAACGGTGGCCCAACGCTGGCTCCCGTGACTGTGGCAGCGCACAAAATGCTAGCGGTCACGATTGAAAAGCGCTTCCGGCCTTCCCTCACCGAGGCGGAGACTCACGCGGTGGTGAGGCACCTAAACCGGCTGTGCACGAATCTGGAGTATGCAGACGTGGAGTGA
- a CDS encoding AMP-binding protein codes for MFAERWKQILTRQGAETALWHPGGALSFHALEAAALALVPQTCGRLGRYYLAQGDGLDVTVALLAGFLTGRPVQVVEKDRSRRVPTCCVPRNTALVKQTVGSSGLRRCQFFTWEQVAADVDGLHAALDLGTCAVALAPLSVAHSFGLTTTVLQTLLHGLPTHWLPTPFPTGMVDALAMHERVFLPGVPAMWKAWLMSGLDLSHVRLAVSAGSPLTLELEARVRESFHLKLHNLYGTSETGAISYDASELPRTEAGDLGTLLPGVRATVEQGRLRVESPAVGLGYDTVQPGELFSLGRHRTWDCVALNGDALSYVSCEGPGINVASRKLSPGAIAEKIRAATGARHVRVHGQPSRDPERVQDVVACIGVTPEQLTCEFKSKACATLAPWEVPRHWRIENPGCSPAGEDPAGGFKGAAARLA; via the coding sequence ATGTTTGCTGAACGCTGGAAACAAATCCTGACTCGACAGGGCGCTGAAACCGCCCTGTGGCATCCTGGAGGTGCGTTGTCTTTTCATGCCCTGGAGGCGGCTGCGCTGGCGCTGGTGCCTCAGACTTGTGGCAGACTGGGGCGGTATTATTTAGCGCAGGGAGATGGACTGGACGTCACCGTGGCCCTGCTGGCTGGGTTTCTCACTGGCCGACCTGTGCAGGTGGTGGAAAAAGACCGCAGCCGCCGGGTGCCGACCTGCTGCGTGCCGCGAAACACAGCACTGGTGAAGCAGACCGTGGGCAGCTCAGGCCTGCGGCGCTGCCAGTTTTTCACCTGGGAACAGGTGGCGGCGGATGTGGATGGCCTCCACGCCGCGCTGGACCTAGGGACCTGTGCAGTGGCGCTGGCCCCGCTGAGTGTGGCGCATAGCTTTGGCCTGACGACGACGGTTTTACAGACACTGCTGCATGGCCTGCCCACACACTGGCTGCCCACACCCTTTCCCACGGGCATGGTGGACGCCCTGGCGATGCATGAGCGCGTCTTTCTCCCCGGTGTGCCGGCGATGTGGAAGGCCTGGCTGATGTCAGGGCTGGATCTTTCGCACGTGCGGTTGGCCGTTTCCGCAGGGTCTCCGCTGACTTTGGAACTGGAAGCGCGAGTGCGGGAGAGTTTTCACCTGAAGCTGCACAATCTCTATGGCACCAGCGAGACGGGGGCCATCAGCTACGATGCTAGCGAACTGCCACGAACGGAGGCGGGGGACCTGGGTACACTGCTGCCAGGGGTGCGGGCGACGGTGGAGCAGGGGCGGCTGCGGGTGGAAAGCCCTGCTGTGGGCCTGGGCTACGATACCGTACAGCCGGGCGAACTTTTTTCCCTGGGGCGTCATCGCACCTGGGACTGTGTGGCATTGAATGGAGATGCCCTTTCGTATGTGAGCTGTGAGGGGCCAGGCATCAATGTGGCGAGCCGAAAACTGAGCCCTGGGGCCATCGCAGAAAAAATCCGCGCAGCCACGGGCGCGCGCCACGTGCGAGTGCACGGGCAACCGAGCCGGGACCCTGAACGCGTGCAGGATGTGGTGGCATGCATCGGCGTGACGCCGGAGCAACTGACCTGTGAGTTTAAGTCCAAGGCCTGTGCGACCCTAGCTCCGTGGGAAGTTCCCCGGCACTGGCGGATCGAAAATCCCGGGTGCTCACCGGCAGGAGAAGACCCTGCCGGTGGCTTCAAAGGAGCCGCCGCCCGGCTAGCGTAA
- a CDS encoding SGNH/GDSL hydrolase family protein: MRLLPFALLLALSGLSHAQKAPTKTPDVSKLDPAMGVNKKAEDNLEWHDVTAWGVEGRILPEQKRLRWFDRLPASAEGKVTSAVWNLSRDSAGMMVRFKTNAEAISVHYKLSKPGIGMPHMPATGVSGVDLYARDEKDGGKWKWVQVTKPAAQEVKAEIIKGLAPGQREYAAYLPLYNGIESLSIGVAKGSKFEGLAPRSAKPVVFYGTSITHGACASRPGMVHTGILGRRLDMPVVNLGFSGNGRMDTAVGDYLVQLDAAVYVIDCLPNMQPAQVTEKCIPLVKQLRAAKPETPIILVEDRRFTNDWITPAKKQFHTDNHAALKAAYETLQKEGVKNLHYIPGDSLYGDDTEGATDASHASDLGFMRQADIFEPVIRKALGR, from the coding sequence ATGCGTCTTCTTCCTTTTGCTCTTTTGCTGGCCCTGAGCGGCCTTTCTCATGCCCAGAAAGCGCCGACCAAGACACCGGATGTTTCCAAGCTGGATCCGGCGATGGGGGTCAACAAGAAGGCGGAGGACAATCTGGAGTGGCATGATGTGACGGCCTGGGGGGTGGAAGGGCGCATCCTGCCGGAGCAGAAGCGGTTGCGCTGGTTTGATCGCCTGCCTGCCAGTGCCGAGGGCAAGGTGACGTCGGCGGTGTGGAATCTGAGCCGCGACAGTGCGGGCATGATGGTGCGCTTCAAGACGAATGCCGAGGCCATCAGTGTGCACTACAAACTGAGCAAGCCGGGCATCGGCATGCCACACATGCCTGCCACGGGCGTCAGCGGGGTGGACCTGTATGCCCGCGATGAAAAAGACGGCGGCAAGTGGAAGTGGGTGCAGGTGACGAAACCCGCCGCCCAGGAAGTGAAGGCGGAGATCATCAAGGGCCTGGCCCCTGGCCAGCGCGAATACGCGGCCTACCTGCCGCTGTACAATGGCATCGAGTCCCTGAGCATCGGCGTGGCGAAAGGCAGCAAGTTCGAAGGACTGGCCCCGCGCTCAGCCAAGCCCGTGGTCTTTTACGGCACCAGCATCACCCATGGGGCCTGTGCCAGCCGCCCCGGCATGGTGCACACGGGCATCTTGGGCCGCCGTTTGGACATGCCGGTGGTGAACTTGGGATTCTCCGGCAATGGCCGCATGGATACCGCCGTGGGCGATTACCTGGTGCAGCTCGACGCCGCTGTGTACGTGATTGATTGCCTGCCCAACATGCAGCCTGCGCAGGTCACCGAGAAATGCATTCCGCTGGTGAAACAACTGCGCGCAGCCAAGCCTGAAACGCCGATCATCCTGGTGGAAGATCGCCGTTTCACCAATGACTGGATCACCCCCGCTAAGAAGCAATTCCACACGGATAACCACGCCGCGCTGAAGGCCGCCTATGAGACGCTGCAAAAAGAAGGCGTGAAGAACCTGCACTACATCCCCGGCGACAGCCTTTACGGCGACGATACCGAAGGCGCCACGGATGCCTCCCACGCCAGCGACCTGGGTTTCATGCGCCAGGCCGATATCTTTGAGCCCGTGATCCGCAAGGCTCTGGGCAGGTAA
- a CDS encoding rhomboid family intramembrane serine protease has product MSWLPESKDHLPLTWWKGNPVYLSAFLALGGVASMILTSLLMGMAPGSLDALIFTFSDWQRLHLWAPFTYLLVNPPNLWLLVGCFMLWRFGEAVERHLGRTSFVRLLILLLLITPLLITLVGLLGAPSRGCMGMREWEFGVFIAFATLYPRVQLSMIFFTVEVWVLAAIFVGISMLTTIASQDWIGLLILTGQIGSAIAYVRYEQGALTLPKIPTFKATPPASRNAPNPARSSGGKVSPAPAAPKVKKHSPAVDDILEKISREGMHSLTPDERRVLDQASEDLQKRNR; this is encoded by the coding sequence ATGTCCTGGTTGCCTGAATCCAAAGACCACCTCCCCCTCACCTGGTGGAAGGGAAACCCGGTCTATCTCTCGGCCTTCCTCGCCCTAGGCGGTGTGGCCAGCATGATCCTCACCAGCCTCCTCATGGGCATGGCCCCTGGGTCTCTGGATGCGCTGATCTTCACCTTCAGTGACTGGCAGCGCCTGCACCTCTGGGCACCCTTCACCTACTTGTTGGTGAATCCGCCGAACCTCTGGCTGCTGGTCGGCTGTTTCATGCTTTGGCGCTTTGGCGAAGCGGTGGAACGCCACCTGGGCCGCACCAGCTTTGTGCGGCTGCTCATCCTCCTGCTCCTCATCACCCCCTTGCTGATCACTTTGGTCGGCCTCTTGGGCGCACCCTCCCGGGGCTGCATGGGCATGCGGGAGTGGGAGTTCGGCGTGTTTATCGCCTTCGCCACCCTGTATCCACGTGTGCAGCTTTCCATGATCTTCTTCACCGTGGAGGTGTGGGTCCTGGCGGCTATTTTTGTCGGCATCTCCATGCTGACCACCATCGCCTCTCAGGACTGGATAGGCCTGCTCATCCTGACCGGGCAAATCGGCAGCGCTATCGCTTACGTCCGCTATGAGCAAGGGGCGCTGACCCTGCCTAAAATCCCCACCTTCAAGGCCACGCCTCCAGCCTCCCGCAATGCCCCGAATCCTGCGCGCAGCAGCGGTGGCAAAGTCAGCCCAGCGCCAGCCGCACCCAAGGTGAAAAAGCACAGCCCTGCGGTGGATGACATCCTGGAAAAAATCAGCCGCGAAGGCATGCACAGCCTGACACCGGATGAACGACGGGTGCTGGACCAAGCCAGCGAAGACCTGCAGAAGCGCAATCGCTAA
- a CDS encoding NADPH-dependent FMN reductase, with the protein MITLLSGTNRPGSNTHLVTTLIERMYFQLGVPCQVLDLADLPPEIFLPSSYAEKPAAFAPFAEAILGSDGVVIVTPEYNGSFPGVLKYFIDMLPFPASFENRPVCFVGLAAGMWGALRSVEQLQHILGYRNAHLFPSRVFIPGVGQVLKEGQIQDAELVERLRKQAVGFTDFVRRLKA; encoded by the coding sequence ATGATCACCCTCCTCAGCGGCACGAACCGTCCCGGCAGCAATACACACCTCGTCACGACGCTGATTGAGCGCATGTACTTCCAGTTAGGCGTGCCCTGTCAGGTACTGGATCTGGCGGATCTACCGCCCGAGATCTTTCTGCCTTCCTCGTATGCGGAAAAGCCAGCCGCTTTCGCGCCGTTTGCGGAGGCTATTTTAGGCAGTGATGGGGTGGTTATCGTCACCCCTGAATACAACGGCAGCTTCCCTGGAGTGCTGAAGTACTTCATCGATATGCTGCCCTTTCCCGCCAGTTTTGAAAATCGTCCCGTCTGTTTCGTCGGCCTCGCTGCTGGCATGTGGGGCGCCCTGCGCTCCGTGGAGCAGCTCCAGCACATTCTCGGTTATCGGAACGCGCATTTGTTCCCGAGTCGGGTTTTTATCCCTGGGGTGGGGCAGGTCCTCAAAGAGGGACAGATCCAGGATGCGGAGCTGGTGGAGCGGCTGCGCAAACAGGCCGTGGGCTTCACAGACTTTGTGAGGCGGCTGAAAGCGTGA
- a CDS encoding catalase encodes MPSRPSSKPAKNAAITEPAETHQTTADLKQTLTTNHGVPISDNQNSLKAGVRGPTLIEDFVLREKITHFDHERIPERIVHARGSGAHGYFQVYESLADITKAAFLQNPKVKTEVFVRFSTVAGGAGSGDMPRDVRGFAVKFYTTEGNYDLVGNNIPVFFIQDAMKFPDLVHSVKMEPDRGFPQAASAHDNFWDFVSLSPETMHMLMWTMSDRAIPRSLRMIEGFGVHTFRLVNAEGVSHFVKFHWRPKLGTASVLWDEAVKINGADPDFHRRDLWEAIEKGDYPEWELGLQVFDEKTAAGLDFDVLDPTKLIPEEIIPLRMVGKLVLNRNPDNFFAETEQVAFLPSNIVPGIEFSNDPLLQGRLFSYQDTQLSRLGGPNFHQIPVNAPRCPMHNFQRDGLRQMQVPKGRVNYEPNSFDGGAPRENPTRGFISHPEELDGTKLRQRSETFADHYSQARLFFRSMSTPEQNHIISAFAFELAKVKTKAIRLRMLSHLATIDADLHAGVSEALGIQELAEAMLPAIPPRDLKPSPSLSLVHKAPVTLQGRKIGVLITDGFDSTLLMSLQQRAKKEKAVVAIIAPKVGGAVDSEGTLFEADFAISGGPSIFFDAVVILASEAGAQDLATQAVAVNWVGDAFAHLKVIGHTPEAQPLLDKAGVLAVDGVLPLPAESALTQYISTAKKGRIWERECALRRPG; translated from the coding sequence ATGCCTTCACGCCCTTCTTCCAAGCCTGCAAAAAACGCGGCGATCACTGAGCCTGCCGAAACTCATCAAACAACGGCTGATCTCAAGCAGACCCTCACCACCAATCATGGGGTGCCTATCTCGGATAACCAAAACTCTCTCAAAGCCGGAGTGCGCGGCCCCACGCTGATCGAAGACTTTGTGCTTCGTGAAAAGATCACCCACTTTGACCATGAGCGAATCCCCGAGCGCATCGTTCATGCCCGCGGTTCAGGCGCTCATGGTTATTTCCAGGTTTATGAATCCCTGGCAGACATCACCAAGGCAGCCTTCCTGCAAAACCCCAAGGTGAAGACAGAGGTCTTTGTGCGCTTTTCCACCGTCGCCGGCGGCGCAGGCTCTGGCGACATGCCGCGTGATGTCCGTGGCTTTGCCGTGAAGTTTTACACCACGGAAGGCAACTATGATCTGGTGGGCAATAACATCCCCGTCTTTTTCATTCAAGACGCCATGAAGTTTCCAGACCTCGTCCACTCCGTGAAGATGGAGCCAGATCGCGGCTTTCCTCAGGCGGCCTCCGCCCATGACAACTTCTGGGACTTCGTGTCCCTGAGCCCAGAGACGATGCACATGCTCATGTGGACCATGTCAGATCGCGCGATTCCACGCTCCCTGCGCATGATCGAAGGCTTCGGCGTCCACACCTTCCGCCTCGTTAATGCCGAAGGCGTCTCACACTTCGTCAAATTCCACTGGCGGCCCAAGCTCGGGACGGCCTCCGTTCTTTGGGACGAGGCCGTCAAAATCAATGGAGCCGATCCTGATTTCCACCGTCGCGATCTCTGGGAAGCAATTGAAAAAGGCGATTACCCCGAGTGGGAATTGGGGCTGCAAGTCTTCGATGAAAAAACGGCGGCTGGATTGGATTTCGATGTCCTAGATCCCACCAAACTCATCCCTGAGGAAATCATCCCCCTGCGCATGGTTGGCAAACTGGTGCTGAACCGCAACCCAGATAACTTTTTCGCCGAGACAGAGCAGGTGGCTTTCCTACCTTCAAACATCGTCCCTGGCATCGAGTTCTCGAATGACCCGCTTTTGCAAGGCCGTCTGTTCTCTTACCAAGATACTCAGCTTTCGAGACTGGGCGGACCTAACTTCCACCAGATTCCAGTCAATGCCCCTCGCTGTCCGATGCATAATTTTCAGCGCGATGGCCTACGCCAAATGCAGGTGCCGAAAGGCCGCGTGAATTATGAGCCTAACAGCTTCGATGGCGGCGCACCGAGAGAGAACCCCACGCGCGGTTTCATCAGTCACCCTGAAGAATTGGATGGAACCAAACTGCGCCAACGATCCGAAACCTTTGCAGATCATTACTCCCAGGCCCGTCTTTTTTTCCGCTCCATGAGCACGCCCGAGCAAAACCACATCATCAGCGCTTTCGCCTTTGAATTGGCCAAAGTAAAAACCAAGGCCATCCGGCTACGCATGCTCAGTCACCTGGCTACCATTGATGCGGATCTGCATGCGGGTGTCTCTGAGGCGCTCGGCATTCAAGAATTGGCCGAGGCCATGCTTCCTGCCATTCCCCCGCGTGATCTGAAGCCCTCCCCTAGCCTGAGCCTGGTGCACAAAGCACCCGTCACTTTGCAGGGGCGGAAAATCGGGGTGCTCATCACCGACGGGTTCGACTCCACGCTCCTCATGTCCTTGCAGCAACGAGCCAAAAAGGAAAAAGCGGTCGTCGCCATCATCGCTCCCAAAGTAGGCGGCGCTGTGGACAGTGAGGGTACCCTCTTTGAAGCTGATTTTGCGATTTCGGGCGGTCCCTCCATCTTCTTTGATGCGGTCGTAATTCTCGCCTCTGAAGCAGGGGCCCAGGATCTCGCCACTCAGGCTGTGGCCGTGAATTGGGTGGGCGATGCCTTTGCTCATCTTAAGGTTATCGGCCACACTCCCGAAGCACAGCCGCTTCTGGATAAAGCCGGTGTATTAGCGGTAGATGGCGTGCTGCCACTGCCTGCGGAGAGCGCCCTGACCCAATACATCTCCACCGCTAAAAAGGGACGTATTTGGGAACGCGAGTGCGCTTTGAGAAGACCGGGTTAA
- a CDS encoding DUF6932 family protein translates to MPIPAFDHNGVIPPHLGDPTVALDVSPYPCTTVDLVKRFATSTDRCAILNGLLQFRNRLRQEGLINAFQWLDGSFLEDIEAIQKRPPRDLDVVTFYWGYDRAFQQKLFGSFPEAYKPVLAKASFKLDHYSVDAGYHPKVTVEQTRYWSQLFSHNRTGVWKGMLKLEVDTALDDAAALTLLKGIHP, encoded by the coding sequence ATGCCTATTCCGGCTTTCGATCACAACGGAGTGATTCCACCCCACTTAGGAGATCCAACCGTTGCGTTGGATGTTTCGCCTTATCCATGCACCACCGTGGATTTGGTCAAACGATTTGCCACATCCACTGATCGATGCGCCATTCTCAATGGGCTGCTTCAATTTCGCAATCGCCTTCGCCAAGAGGGCCTCATAAACGCCTTTCAGTGGCTAGACGGTAGTTTCTTGGAAGATATTGAGGCCATTCAAAAACGTCCGCCTAGAGATTTAGACGTCGTCACATTTTACTGGGGATATGATCGTGCATTTCAACAAAAACTCTTTGGTTCCTTTCCCGAAGCTTATAAACCTGTGTTAGCCAAAGCATCTTTTAAGCTGGACCATTACTCGGTTGATGCAGGCTACCATCCAAAAGTAACCGTGGAGCAGACCCGCTACTGGTCGCAATTGTTTTCCCATAACCGCACTGGCGTCTGGAAAGGCATGCTCAAACTCGAGGTTGATACAGCTTTAGACGATGCTGCCGCGTTAACCCTTTTGAAAGGAATACACCCATGA
- a CDS encoding beta-ketoacyl synthase N-terminal-like domain-containing protein, whose amino-acid sequence MVHVSSQRILITGAGIVSPLGLDWLENEASFRANRTAFRPVTMFDVSQRIAKTAAHVDLPTERLFLKTPMRRQHLLDRGTQMLLLALRETLAMAKMPGLDGVDAIIIGTSAGAMGIGQEYFRHAAGSPVKQPGQISRLEFYQPQRQLNAIAQEYDWHGPMILVSNSCASGANAIGDAMAMIQTGKAKRVLAGGYDALAELVYAGFDTLRALAPSGIPRPFDAARDGLALGEGAALVLLESEAAAAERGAEAFAVAAGYTTATDLHHLTQPDPEGKAAIRTMTGACTQAGITPGQVSYINSHGTGTPYNDVAEASAVKAWAGEDAAKIALSSTKSAMGHLLGGAGAVEAVICLMALRGQWMPGSLNIRETDPAVCFDLVHAFREAPVKVALTNSFGFGGTNATLVFTGVDAPTSGAAATPAPHRPLHILGAGAVSAAGWGTAALATAITEKATLPTQESPRTVGTREWECLIRPAPPAPADRLPKFPRLRRASPITKFSMAAALEALEQAGYPQAQGIAPGRLGIVQLMFNGCVQFSGKFYHEVIETPTLASPLIFPETVYNAPASHIAAYLGVDGPATTLIGESSAIIEAIALAHTWLTQGLVDHVLVIGAEECDWLGAEATSYYHPQLQASEGAGVLLLSLTPGPEGKHQLRLRHTPALAYHHEAGKAAHLQALATRPEYNQAQHITGLSGIPLLDHAETAAHLEMSADTPVRIENPSGEAATPGQTTRLHPRQILGETMGAAGALQLVLAATLARQTSQPVSLTLPGSLCAAYGAVVEVE is encoded by the coding sequence GTGGTCCACGTTTCTTCCCAGCGCATTCTTATCACCGGAGCCGGCATTGTCTCCCCCCTCGGCCTCGATTGGCTGGAAAATGAAGCTTCTTTTCGTGCCAATCGCACGGCCTTCCGCCCCGTGACGATGTTCGATGTCAGCCAGCGCATCGCCAAGACCGCAGCCCATGTGGACCTGCCCACAGAGCGGCTTTTTCTCAAAACTCCCATGCGCCGCCAGCACCTGCTGGATCGCGGTACGCAAATGCTCCTCCTGGCCTTGCGCGAGACCTTGGCCATGGCGAAGATGCCCGGCCTGGACGGCGTGGATGCCATTATCATCGGCACCTCCGCCGGGGCCATGGGCATCGGCCAGGAATACTTCCGCCACGCCGCAGGCAGCCCGGTGAAGCAGCCGGGCCAGATCTCCCGCCTGGAGTTTTACCAGCCCCAGCGCCAGCTCAATGCCATCGCCCAGGAATATGACTGGCATGGCCCCATGATCCTGGTCTCCAATTCCTGCGCCAGCGGGGCTAATGCCATCGGCGATGCCATGGCCATGATCCAGACGGGTAAAGCGAAACGCGTCCTCGCCGGCGGGTACGATGCCCTGGCCGAGCTCGTCTATGCGGGGTTCGATACCCTCCGCGCCCTCGCCCCCAGCGGCATCCCGCGCCCCTTTGATGCTGCTCGCGATGGGCTCGCCCTCGGTGAAGGGGCCGCCCTCGTCCTCCTGGAAAGCGAAGCCGCCGCGGCTGAACGCGGGGCCGAAGCCTTCGCCGTGGCCGCAGGCTACACCACCGCGACCGATCTCCACCACCTCACCCAGCCAGATCCTGAGGGCAAAGCCGCCATCCGCACCATGACCGGGGCCTGCACCCAGGCAGGCATCACTCCTGGCCAGGTCAGCTACATCAATTCCCACGGCACCGGCACCCCCTACAACGACGTGGCCGAAGCCAGCGCCGTCAAAGCCTGGGCTGGAGAAGACGCCGCCAAAATCGCCCTCAGTTCCACCAAATCCGCCATGGGCCACCTCCTGGGCGGAGCCGGAGCGGTCGAGGCCGTCATCTGCCTCATGGCCCTGCGCGGCCAGTGGATGCCCGGCAGCCTCAACATCCGCGAAACCGACCCCGCCGTCTGTTTCGACCTCGTCCACGCTTTCCGTGAAGCCCCCGTCAAGGTCGCCCTCACGAACAGCTTCGGCTTTGGCGGTACCAATGCTACCCTCGTCTTCACCGGCGTGGATGCCCCCACCTCTGGCGCCGCCGCCACTCCAGCACCGCATCGCCCCCTGCACATTCTCGGGGCCGGGGCCGTCTCTGCCGCCGGCTGGGGCACCGCCGCACTCGCCACCGCCATCACGGAAAAAGCCACCCTACCCACCCAGGAAAGCCCGCGCACCGTCGGCACCCGCGAGTGGGAGTGCCTCATCCGCCCAGCCCCTCCGGCCCCGGCGGATCGCCTGCCCAAATTTCCCCGCCTGCGCCGCGCCAGCCCCATCACCAAATTCAGCATGGCCGCCGCGCTGGAGGCCCTGGAACAAGCCGGCTACCCCCAGGCCCAAGGCATCGCCCCTGGTCGCCTCGGCATCGTCCAGCTCATGTTCAATGGCTGCGTCCAGTTCAGCGGTAAATTTTACCACGAAGTCATCGAAACACCCACCCTGGCCAGCCCGCTGATCTTCCCCGAGACCGTTTATAACGCCCCCGCCTCCCACATCGCCGCTTACCTGGGCGTAGATGGCCCCGCCACCACCCTCATTGGCGAATCCAGCGCCATCATCGAAGCCATCGCCCTGGCCCACACCTGGCTCACCCAGGGACTGGTGGACCACGTCCTTGTCATCGGCGCTGAGGAATGCGACTGGCTAGGCGCCGAAGCCACCAGCTACTACCACCCGCAGCTTCAGGCCTCCGAAGGTGCCGGGGTTTTGCTCCTTAGCCTCACTCCAGGCCCTGAGGGAAAACACCAGCTGCGCCTGCGCCACACCCCCGCCCTGGCCTACCACCACGAGGCCGGCAAAGCCGCCCACCTCCAGGCCCTGGCCACCCGCCCCGAATACAACCAGGCCCAGCACATCACCGGCCTCTCCGGCATCCCCCTCCTCGACCACGCCGAAACCGCCGCTCATCTCGAGATGAGCGCGGACACTCCTGTCCGCATCGAAAACCCAAGCGGCGAAGCCGCCACTCCTGGCCAAACCACCCGACTCCACCCTCGCCAAATCCTTGGCGAGACCATGGGAGCCGCCGGAGCCCTGCAACTCGTCCTTGCCGCCACCCTCGCCCGCCAGACCTCCCAGCCCGTCTCCCTCACCCTCCCCGGCAGCCTCTGCGCCGCCTACGGCGCCGTCGTGGAGGTGGAGTGA